The genomic region GCACAGAATCCAGGACATGGAGACTCCTGGCGGGATGGGTCCACGGGAAGACGGTCCGCCGGTCATCCAGGAGAAGCGTCCGCTGGAACTCTTTGCATTCCGGGCCAATGCAACGATGGGACCAGACAGGCTGGAAACCTGTCACGCGCCGTCCGCGGGAGCGCGTTCCCCACCATGCCGCAAGCATTCCCAGACATTTTAGGATTGAAGCGGGGCCGCGCCGTTTCCCGAAAGGTCGCCCGCACCTCCGCGTGGCGCCCTTCCGGGAGGCCTCCCATGACGTTACCCCTCCGAGTCCTGGTGTCCGCCAGTGCCCTGCTGCTGTCCCTGCCGCTCTCTGGCTGCGACGACTCACCCGACACGGACCCGCCCGCCGATGCTGGGACGCCCGACGCGGGGCCCTATGTCTGGGACGGCACCTACACCGAGCTCGAGGAGCGCGGAGAGTTCCTGGACCAGGGCTCCTTCGCGCCATGCACCTTCGACACTCGGGACGCCAGCGTCACGGCCTGCCATGAGCTGTCCCGCTTCGACCTCTCCCAGTGCAACCGCGACACGCTCTCTGACATGCCTGCCGGGGCCATCTACGAGTTCGCCCTCCGGGACGCACGGCCTCCTGTGGATGGGGGCAGCGTCGCCTCCTACAACACGAGCGCCCTGTTCCAGGAAGACGGCGGCACCATGTTCCTTGTGCCCTTTCAGCTGCGCGACACGGGGGACGGCCGCTTCTTCGTCCGCGGCCATAAGGTGCTCGCGTCGGGCTCCACCGCCACCATCACCCTGGCGGGCTGCCAGAAGAAAGACACAGAGACCCTCACCGGCTGCTTCGCGTACTGCGGGCGGACGCGGCTCATCCAGTCGGGCACCTTCGAGGGCCACCGTGTCTCCAACTGGGGAGGAGAGCCCGAGTCCTCCGGCGGCCTCGAGCTCCTCTCGGAGAGCTACACACCCGTGGGCCAGCCCGTGGACGTCTATGTCACCAAGGGCCATGCCTACGTCGTCTCGATTCCCCACAAGGTGCGCCTCGGTGGGCTCTCCGTCTTCGACGTGAGCGACCCCCGAAACCCCGTGCTCAAGAAGACCCTCTCCCTGCCCGGGAACAACTACTGGAATGGCGTCTGGGCCAGGGGCGACGCGCTCTACGTGGCCAGCAACGAGGCGGGGACGCTCATCTACGACATCTCCAACCCCGCGGAGCCCGCGTTCGTGCGCAGCTTCACGACAGGCATCTACGGCACCCACACGGTGCTCGTCGACGGCGACCGGCTCTACTCCATGGCCACCAGCAGCGGCACCCACGTCCATGACATCTCCGAGCCGCTGAACCCCCAACTGCGCACCGTCATCTCCCTCCCGGACGAGGCCGTCTGGGGTGGGGCGCATGACACCTTCGTCTACGAGGGCCGCCTCTATGTCAGCAATTCCTACGGCGGCTACGTCGTCGTGGACGTCACGGACCTGGACAACGTTCGCGAGCTGGGCGCGTACCTCCGTCGGGACCTCAGCTTCTCGCACAACAGCGCGGTGAGCACCTTCGCTGGCCGCACCATCGCCTTCGAGGGCGGTGAGGGCAACTACTCCCATCT from Pyxidicoccus trucidator harbors:
- a CDS encoding LVIVD repeat-containing protein, with protein sequence MTLPLRVLVSASALLLSLPLSGCDDSPDTDPPADAGTPDAGPYVWDGTYTELEERGEFLDQGSFAPCTFDTRDASVTACHELSRFDLSQCNRDTLSDMPAGAIYEFALRDARPPVDGGSVASYNTSALFQEDGGTMFLVPFQLRDTGDGRFFVRGHKVLASGSTATITLAGCQKKDTETLTGCFAYCGRTRLIQSGTFEGHRVSNWGGEPESSGGLELLSESYTPVGQPVDVYVTKGHAYVVSIPHKVRLGGLSVFDVSDPRNPVLKKTLSLPGNNYWNGVWARGDALYVASNEAGTLIYDISNPAEPAFVRSFTTGIYGTHTVLVDGDRLYSMATSSGTHVHDISEPLNPQLRTVISLPDEAVWGGAHDTFVYEGRLYVSNSYGGYVVVDVTDLDNVRELGAYLRRDLSFSHNSAVSTFAGRTIAFEGGEGNYSHLRVLDVTRPERIVKIGEFRTHRPFTSMHNLILRGNLLYVAWYQDGLRVLDVSNPTRPKQVAHYNTFRETDPNRSESPFEGVLGVRVPGDGHVYVTDSSRGLLIFNEL